The Globicephala melas chromosome X, mGloMel1.2, whole genome shotgun sequence genome window below encodes:
- the LOC115847178 gene encoding sperm acrosome-associated protein 5-like: MQAWDTMVVTLAMLMPATVDAKIFQRCDLAMKLEEAGLNGFKGYTIGGLLCMAHYESGFDTSFMDHNPEGSSAYGIFQLNSTWWCDSGVTPTQNLCHMECHELFNRHILDDIMCAKQIVSSQNGMNTWDSWSQHYSGHDLSEWLKGCHMYAKPYTTEINS, translated from the exons ATGCAGGCCTGGGACACGATGGTGGTGACCCTGGCCATGCTGATGCCTGCCACTGTGGATGCCAAGATCTTCCAACGCTGCGACCTGGCAATGAAGCTGGAGGAGGCGGGCCTCAATGGCTTCAAGGGCTACACCATTGGAGGCT tgcTGTGCATGGCACACTATGAAAGTGGCTTTGACACCTCCTTCATGGACCACAATCCTGAAGGCAGCAGTGCATATGGCATTTTCCAGCTGAACTCCACCTGGTGGTGTGACAGTGGTGTTACACCTACCCAGAACCTCTGTCACATGGAGTGTCATG AACTGTTCAACCGCCATATTCTGGATGACATCATGTGTGCCAAGCAGATAGTGTCCTCACAAAACGGTATGAATACCTG GGATTCTTGGAGCCAGCACTATTCTGGCCATGATTTATCTGAATGGCTCAAGGGGTGTCATATGTATGCAAAAccttacacaacagaaattaattcatGA